Proteins encoded together in one Acidimicrobiia bacterium window:
- a CDS encoding dienelactone hydrolase family protein: MGDIVTFPTNGTEGQGYLAVPESGAGPGVVVLQEWWGLNDQTKEVCDRFASEGFVALAPDIYRGEITTEPDEAGKLMMALNIEQAAKDMAGAIDFLRAHPAVTSNGVGVTGYCMGGGLALWLATLRPDDVLAVVPYYGVIPWEGAQPDYTLLKAALQGHYAQNDDFAGPPAVAALEDQLAAAGKHYEFFLYPGTEHAFTNHHRPEVFHEEHSQAAWERTMVFLREHVK, from the coding sequence ATGGGCGACATCGTCACGTTTCCGACCAACGGGACCGAGGGGCAGGGGTACCTGGCCGTCCCCGAATCCGGCGCGGGGCCGGGGGTCGTCGTGCTCCAGGAGTGGTGGGGCCTCAACGACCAGACCAAGGAGGTCTGCGACCGGTTCGCGTCGGAAGGTTTCGTCGCGCTCGCGCCCGACATCTATCGCGGTGAGATCACGACCGAGCCCGACGAGGCGGGCAAGTTGATGATGGCGCTGAACATCGAGCAAGCCGCGAAGGACATGGCCGGCGCGATCGACTTCCTGCGCGCGCACCCTGCGGTCACCTCCAACGGTGTCGGTGTCACCGGATACTGCATGGGTGGCGGGCTCGCATTGTGGCTCGCCACGTTGCGTCCCGACGACGTGCTCGCCGTCGTGCCCTACTACGGCGTGATCCCCTGGGAAGGCGCGCAACCCGACTACACGTTGCTGAAGGCCGCGCTGCAGGGGCACTACGCGCAGAACGACGACTTCGCCGGCCCGCCCGCGGTCGCCGCGCTGGAAGACCAGCTCGCAGCCGCCGGGAAGCACTACGAGTTCTTTCTCTATCCGGGCACGGAGCACGCGTTCACGAACCACCACCGCCCCGAGGTGTTCCACGAGGAGCACTCGCAGGCGGCGTGGGAACGCACGATGGTCTTCCTCCGGGAGCACGTGAAATAG
- a CDS encoding NlpC/P60 family protein — MRRRVLRLLPLALVVATVGSLLGPATTAPAAPIDDKQAEAAQLEQQITDNGRRIDALNEQINSAQIALDNANDAIAVADALVAAATAKTKDLRQELARRAADVYIQSSSSGGVAELDAKSATDLNARRKYTALAAQREKHLVNQLARAKEDLAARKADADEARATAETKKQEIESTKAELVAGDNTQRALLAQVKGDIAELVAKAEAERKAREEAAARARIAAAAAAATSRAGADTTARKIPAPSQGAAGAIAYAQAQLGKPYCYGGAGPDCFDCSGLTMRAWGAAGVAMPHGSTEQYNMFPHVPLSQAQPGDLIAWDGHIGLYIGGGMMIHAPHSGTVVQIAPFYGTPWGAARPG, encoded by the coding sequence ATGAGGCGTCGGGTGCTGAGACTGCTGCCGCTGGCGCTCGTCGTCGCGACGGTCGGGTCTCTGCTCGGTCCCGCCACCACTGCACCCGCGGCTCCGATCGACGACAAGCAGGCCGAGGCCGCGCAGCTCGAGCAACAGATCACCGACAACGGCCGTCGCATCGACGCGCTCAACGAGCAGATCAACAGCGCGCAGATCGCGCTCGACAACGCCAACGACGCCATCGCCGTGGCCGACGCGCTGGTTGCCGCCGCGACGGCCAAGACCAAGGACCTGCGCCAGGAGCTGGCACGCCGCGCGGCCGACGTCTACATCCAGTCGAGTTCGTCGGGAGGCGTAGCCGAGCTCGACGCGAAGAGCGCCACCGACCTCAACGCGCGCCGGAAGTACACCGCGCTCGCCGCGCAGCGCGAGAAGCACCTGGTGAATCAGCTCGCGCGCGCCAAGGAGGACCTCGCGGCACGCAAGGCCGACGCCGACGAAGCGCGCGCCACCGCCGAGACCAAGAAGCAGGAGATCGAGTCGACGAAGGCGGAGCTCGTCGCCGGCGACAACACGCAACGCGCGTTGCTGGCGCAGGTGAAGGGTGACATCGCGGAGCTCGTCGCCAAGGCCGAAGCCGAACGCAAGGCTCGCGAAGAAGCCGCGGCCCGCGCGCGAATCGCAGCGGCGGCCGCCGCCGCGACCAGCAGAGCCGGCGCCGACACGACCGCGAGGAAGATTCCCGCTCCCAGCCAGGGTGCGGCGGGTGCGATCGCGTACGCGCAGGCTCAGCTCGGCAAGCCGTACTGCTACGGGGGCGCTGGTCCGGACTGCTTCGATTGTTCCGGGCTCACGATGCGGGCCTGGGGTGCGGCGGGTGTCGCGATGCCGCACGGATCCACCGAGCAATACAACATGTTCCCACACGTCCCGCTCAGCCAGGCCCAACCCGGCGACCTCATCGCTTGGGACGGCCATATCGGCCTCTACATCGGCGGCGGCATGATGATCCATGCGCCCCACAGCGGCACCGTCGTCCAGATCGCGCCGTTCTACGGCACCCCCTGGGGCGCCGCCCGCCCCGGCTGA
- the selD gene encoding selenide, water dikinase SelD: MGGHVKLTEYSHGAGCACKLSPADLRTVLGLVRGIDAPEDPDLLVGFDTADDAAVYRVRDDLALVVTTDFFTPIVDDAYDWGRIAATNALSDVYAMGGTPLLALNIVAWPREGLPFELLARVLDGGGDVVRAAGAIIAGGHSIDDPEPKFGLAVVGTVHPGRVLTNRGARAGDALVLTKPIGLGVISTAVKRGEAPPALVDEAIRVMTTLNASARDAALEIGDAVHAATDVTGFGLLGHLRELVTAAGLAADVDPRAVPVIDGVRDLLDAGMVAGGTQRNHAFVSESVDWNGLAESEQLLLADAQTSGGLLLAVAADAAPDLVRALETRGALAAAIVGETHAGPAGAITIRE; the protein is encoded by the coding sequence TTGGGGGGACACGTGAAGCTCACGGAGTACTCACACGGGGCAGGGTGCGCGTGCAAGCTGTCACCCGCCGACCTGCGCACCGTGCTCGGTCTCGTACGCGGGATCGACGCACCCGAAGACCCCGACCTGCTGGTGGGGTTCGACACCGCCGACGACGCGGCCGTCTACCGCGTGCGCGACGATCTCGCGCTCGTCGTCACCACCGACTTCTTCACGCCGATCGTCGACGACGCCTACGACTGGGGACGTATCGCAGCCACCAACGCCCTGTCCGACGTGTACGCGATGGGCGGCACGCCGTTACTCGCGCTGAACATCGTGGCGTGGCCCCGCGAGGGCCTGCCGTTCGAGCTGCTCGCGCGCGTGCTCGACGGCGGCGGCGACGTCGTGCGCGCCGCGGGCGCGATCATTGCCGGTGGTCATTCGATCGACGACCCGGAGCCCAAGTTCGGCCTCGCGGTCGTCGGTACCGTCCACCCCGGGCGTGTACTGACGAACCGGGGTGCGCGCGCCGGTGACGCGCTCGTGCTCACCAAGCCGATCGGCCTGGGCGTGATCTCCACCGCGGTGAAACGCGGCGAGGCGCCGCCCGCGCTCGTCGACGAAGCGATCCGGGTGATGACCACTTTGAACGCCTCCGCGCGCGATGCCGCGCTCGAGATCGGTGACGCGGTGCACGCGGCTACCGACGTCACCGGCTTCGGCCTGCTCGGGCACTTGCGTGAGCTGGTCACCGCAGCCGGTCTCGCCGCCGACGTCGACCCGCGCGCGGTGCCGGTGATCGACGGCGTGCGCGACCTCCTCGACGCGGGAATGGTTGCCGGCGGCACGCAGCGCAACCACGCGTTCGTGAGCGAGTCGGTCGACTGGAACGGGCTCGCCGAGAGCGAGCAGCTCCTGCTCGCCGACGCGCAGACGTCGGGTGGGTTACTCCTCGCGGTCGCCGCCGACGCAGCGCCCGACCTCGTGCGTGCCCTCGAAACGCGCGGCGCACTCGCGGCGGCGATCGTCGGCGAAACCCACGCCGGCCCCGCCGGCGCCATCACGATCAGG